A region of the Microcystis aeruginosa FD4 genome:
AGTTGCCGCACAGAAAGGTATAAATATGAGTCTATCGGCACAACCGTTATTCTCACGGCAATAATGGCTTTTTGTTCAGGAGGCTATGCACTTTTTACGGTTTTTGGCTCTTTAACAATTTCAATTTCTTTGGGTTTTATTTGGGGTAGCATAATTTTTAACTTAGATCGCTTTTTTATACTTACAGCTAGTCAAAATAAGTCTTCATCAAAACTACAATTTTGGGTAGGAGCCGTCACTCGCTTAAGCATAGCGATTCTTTTAGGTTTTATCGTTGCTAAACCTCTAGAGTTAAGATTGTTTGAGAGTGAAATCAATCAAAAAATTAGCCAACAAAGAAGAGAAAGAGAAAGAGAAGAAAGCAGAAAAGATCAAGATACTCCAGATGTCAAAAGGATCAATAAAATAAATGAAGAGATTGACAATCTCACAAGAGAAAAAAATCAAGCTTCAGACGCTTTACAAAAAGCTCGTATAGATGCGATAGAAGAAATAGAAGGTAAAGGTGTGACAGGTAAAGCCGGTGTCGGCACTATTGCAAAAGAAAGACAAAAAAATGTAGAAACAATAGAAAAAAGTGTTACTTTTTTGGATAATATAATCCAAGATTTACTCAAGGAAAAAAATAGTTTAATCAAAAAACAACAATCAAGTTTGAGTATCAAGACACCGCAGAAAAAGGAATGGCAAGAAGGAAGTCTTTTAGATCGTATCTCAGCCCTAGAAGCATTATCGAAAGATGATCCTGCTATTGCTATTACAAATATATTAATTACTCTGTTATTAATTATTATTGAAATTGCTCCAGTTTTGGTAAAAATCTTGTCAAAAGAAGGTCTTTATGAAAAACTGCTTGAGAAAGAAATTATCGATAGAATGAATCAAGAAAATCTTGGCAAAATGGCAGAAAAAGAACTCTCAAAAATGAAAGAACTAAAAAATTTTCAGCTAAATATTGAAGCTTTAATAATTGAATATATCCGACTTAGAGAAAGAAATAAAGAAAAAATCGAAGATATACAAATGAATAAAGCAAAAAATATTTATCAGCAACATGATGAAGAAACTGCTAACTTTGTTAAGTTATGTAGAGAGCGAGTAACTAATTATGAAGATTTAGTAGATTAAACTTTATCTTAAGATAAAGATAATGATATTTTTAAAGATCAATAATAATCTCTGGAACTGCGATCCCTGTGATTTTGAAATAGTGATTGCATTTTTTTATAAGTAGGGAGGCACAATTATTTGTAGGATGGGTTAGCGCACTTCGTAACCCATGCGGGCGTTGGGTTTCATGCTTCAACCCAACCTACGTTCATCTTATATTTAATTCCACCCACCTACTTAGGGTTTGCGGCAAAAAGTTTTTCCTGGGGGTAGGGTGTGGGGTGTGGGGTGTGGGGTTTTACCAGTTTTGAGGTGGCCAATTACCTAATTTTCAGGGAAAAAGTAGCTCAATTTTCCCCCTGATCACTCCCAGGCCTGGTACTTTTTGATTGACAAAAAGTCTAAAAGTCTTACCCAACAAGGTTGTTAGATTTTTTCAGCCAACCCTAATTATAGATTCTTCTTCCTCTCAAACGGTTACTCAACCCTCTATTACTGCTGCCCCATCCCCTCAACATCAACGTCTTCTAGTCCACTGAGAAGTACCCTTATCTCCTCAACCACTGGCGTGGACTACTCACCGCTACGAGAACTCCTGCAACAAAAGAAATGGCAAGAAGCCGATCGCAAAAAAGGTGAGCTAATGCTGGCAGCGGCGAAACGAGAAAAAGAAGGCTGGATAGACGGCGAATCCGCCGAGAAATTTTCCTGTGAGGATTTGCGGATGATCGATCGAGAGTGGTTAGCGGCTTCCGGTGGCCAGTTTGGCTTTTCCGTACAACTGGCGATCTACAAGCAGACAGGCAACCCGATCGGCGACTATAATGAGGAAGCTTTCCGTCGCTTTAGAGATGCGGTGGGCTGGCGAGCAAACGGAAACTGGAAAAATTATGATAATTTAACTTGGGGTACAAATGCACCATCCACAGCACTCGCCGGACACCTCCCGGTGCTGCCTTGGGTAGGTTCAGGGGGCGGGTGGGGGCGTTCTCTCTTCTCTCTCGCTGCGGCTTGCGAATTGTAGCATATAAAGCGTTTCGCAGTTTTTTCAAACTCCGATCCTACATCGTTTCCACACGAGGTTATCAGGGGTTCAGCGATTCGATACCTGTCACCGTCACCCCAGGAGGGTAAATGCCATTTTCCCCTACATAATCTATGGTTTATAATTACGATAGATATTAACCAGCGCAAGTTAGGAGTAAATACTTGTCAAAAAAGAAATTTCGTAAATCTGTTGAAAGCATTCGTTATCAAATTCTGAACCATCATCAAAAAATTGCCAATGAGAAACAAAAAGAATCCCCCGATAAAAACTTAATTAATTACTGGGAAAGAGAAATTAAAGGTTTAGAAAAAAGTTTATCTAGAGCAGAAAAGCGATTAAACAGAGGAAAATAAGCAATGATTTCAAACACTGAAAAACCCTTGAAAGTCAACTCTACCTTGGCCACTCTATTATCTGAATTAGGTGAAGAATGCGAGGCGGTTTTATTCTTACTAAGTCAGCTTAAATTACCAAGCCTAACTGATGACCAAAAAGGGGATATTTTGGCAGAATTAATAGGCTCAATTACTCACTTGCACGTTCATACCGAAAATTTATCTGATTTAATTGGGGATGAAATTTTAGCTTTGCCAGATGATCAATAATGTTATGATGATTCTTTGTTCTCTGGTTCAGTAGTAGTAGTAGGTTGGGTTGAGGCACGAAACCCAACACAAAGCCTATAATTGTTGGGTTTCACTCTGTTCAACCCAACCTACACAATTTATCAAGTCAAACAAATTCGTAATCTAATTTTAAAATATAAATTAGGAGGGAAAGATGAAAATTCGCTATGAATTAATTATTTATTGGAGTGAGGAAGATCGAGCTTTTATTGTTGAAGTTCCAGAATTAGCAGGATGTATGGCAGATGGAGAAACCTATCAAGAAGCTGTACAAAATGCTGAACTTGTTATTCAAGAATGGATTGAAACTGCCAAACAACTAGAACGAATCATTCCTGAACCAAAAGGACGACTATTATTTACCTAATGATGAAGTTTCTCTCGCTGCGACTTGTGAATTGTAGCATATAAGGTGTGTCGGAGTTTTTTCAAACCGCGACATTTGAGGTTTTCTTACGAAATTATTAGGGTTTTTGCGATTGTGATAATATTAATGTTATAATGATGCAGAAAAGCAAATATTGTATATACAAAAAATGAAATACCAAATTGCTATTTATCGGTCTGAAGAAGGGATAAGCGTTTGCGTACCTGCTTTACCTGGTTGTTGGTCTGAGGGTGATACAGAAGAAGAAGCATTCCTTAATATTCAAGATGCTATTGAGGATTATTTAGCAGCATTAAAAGATAGATTGCATGGTGTCGAAATACGAGAAATTGAAGTAACTGCTAATAAGTTTTGATATGCCTAAACTTGCTGGTATTAATCATCTTAAAGCAGTACGCGCTTTAGAAAAAGCGGGATTTAACATAATACGTCAGAGTAAACATATCGTGATGAGTGATGGAATACGTCAAGTAACCATTCCTCGAAATAACCCCATCAAAGCTTTTACAATGGGTGGGATAATTCAAGATGCTGGTTTAACTATTGAAGAGTTCCGTAAATTACTCTAAATATACCTTAAATCAATGAATACCCCGATGAAGAAAGATTTATTATAAAAACTTCCGCCATCCCCTCACAAGACATTGAGAGAATTATCCAGAGAAAAGCACAATTTAAACAAAATCCAGAACTTCATACTTATCAAGGAGAAATAAACAATGCCTAAAACCACAGATGCCATAAAAATCATTCATCAAATGATCGCAGACGATCCCACAATACAAGAACAAATCGCCCTAGAATCCATCAACGCAGAAATCGCACAACTGATTTATGACTCTCGTACAAAAGCTGGATTAACCCAACAACAACTAGCCGACCTAATCCATGTTGAACAATCCGTTATTGAAGATATAGAAGACGCTGACTATCAAGACAATCCCCTAATAATGCTGCAAAAAATTGCCACCGCACTCAATCAAAAAGTCAAAATGAGCCTTGTTAGCTAATCTGTTGAAAGCATTCGTTATCAAATTCTGAACCATCATCAAAAAATTGCCAATGAGGAACAAAAAAAATCCCCCGATGAAAACTTAATTAATTACTGGAAAAGAGAAATTAAAGGTTTAGAAAAAAGTTTATCTAGAGCAGAAAAGCGATTAAACAGAGGAAAATAAGCGATGATTTCAAACATTGAAAAACCCTTAAAAGTCAACCCCACCTTAGCCACCTTATTATCTGAATTAGGTGAAGAATGCGAGACGGTTTTATTTTTACGTCGCTCTTTAAGAGGCATATCAAGGGAAAATTCAGGGTTGCTCATGAGGATTTACTGTTGGGTGGACTGGCCTATACTAATA
Encoded here:
- a CDS encoding type II toxin-antitoxin system HicA family toxin, which codes for MPKLAGINHLKAVRALEKAGFNIIRQSKHIVMSDGIRQVTIPRNNPIKAFTMGGIIQDAGLTIEEFRKLL
- a CDS encoding type II toxin-antitoxin system HicB family antitoxin; this translates as MKYQIAIYRSEEGISVCVPALPGCWSEGDTEEEAFLNIQDAIEDYLAALKDRLHGVEIREIEVTANKF
- a CDS encoding GUN4 domain-containing protein, which codes for MDYSPLRELLQQKKWQEADRKKGELMLAAAKREKEGWIDGESAEKFSCEDLRMIDREWLAASGGQFGFSVQLAIYKQTGNPIGDYNEEAFRRFRDAVGWRANGNWKNYDNLTWGTNAPSTALAGHLPVLPWVGSGGGWGRSLFSLAAACEL
- a CDS encoding helix-turn-helix domain-containing protein — protein: MPKTTDAIKIIHQMIADDPTIQEQIALESINAEIAQLIYDSRTKAGLTQQQLADLIHVEQSVIEDIEDADYQDNPLIMLQKIATALNQKVKMSLVS
- a CDS encoding DUF4407 domain-containing protein, whose amino-acid sequence is MLTKTRLNSVQKFLIWSAGADQEVLSQESCRTERYKYESIGTTVILTAIMAFCSGGYALFTVFGSLTISISLGFIWGSIIFNLDRFFILTASQNKSSSKLQFWVGAVTRLSIAILLGFIVAKPLELRLFESEINQKISQQRREREREESRKDQDTPDVKRINKINEEIDNLTREKNQASDALQKARIDAIEEIEGKGVTGKAGVGTIAKERQKNVETIEKSVTFLDNIIQDLLKEKNSLIKKQQSSLSIKTPQKKEWQEGSLLDRISALEALSKDDPAIAITNILITLLLIIIEIAPVLVKILSKEGLYEKLLEKEIIDRMNQENLGKMAEKELSKMKELKNFQLNIEALIIEYIRLRERNKEKIEDIQMNKAKNIYQQHDEETANFVKLCRERVTNYEDLVD
- a CDS encoding type II toxin-antitoxin system HicB family antitoxin — encoded protein: MKIRYELIIYWSEEDRAFIVEVPELAGCMADGETYQEAVQNAELVIQEWIETAKQLERIIPEPKGRLLFT